A region of Dermabacter vaginalis DNA encodes the following proteins:
- a CDS encoding ABC transporter substrate-binding protein encodes MFKPTRRSVLAASAVGAAAAGLAACSNDSSGGAGGAAKADFEERGPISVVRGKDNTGKFQEFIKQWNDKHPDEKVTLIELPESADEQRSQLINNAQAKSDAYTVLGLDVVWTAEFAAQQWVVELPEEKFDLDKLLPSTVETGKYFDKLYAVPYTTNAELLYYRKDLLEAAGSNEPPKTFEEMYQLIEAMRGTEEGKDTLGFGSQYSKYEGLTVQLTGLSKSAGKDLFGADGKPQANSNEAKAGLQAVKDGFDKNYIPKEALTYKEEESRQAFQDGRLAFLQNWPYVWNLANAEDGSSKINGKFDVCPIPGIGGSEGATALGGLNYGISAFAKNKGTAIDFIAFLASEEQQKAQALATGEAPAHSAVYDDPEVLEMYPYYQTLKAAVDAGTARPQVVKYGDVTQAIQEAAYDVLSGSKEVNASLDALQKTLEELQA; translated from the coding sequence ATGTTTAAACCCACCCGTCGTTCAGTTCTCGCTGCCTCCGCGGTTGGTGCCGCCGCCGCGGGTCTCGCTGCATGTTCCAATGATTCCTCCGGCGGCGCCGGTGGCGCGGCGAAGGCTGATTTTGAGGAGCGCGGCCCGATTAGCGTCGTGCGCGGCAAGGACAACACCGGTAAGTTCCAGGAATTCATCAAGCAGTGGAACGACAAGCACCCCGACGAAAAAGTCACGCTCATCGAGCTTCCCGAATCGGCAGATGAGCAGCGCTCGCAGCTCATCAACAACGCCCAGGCGAAGTCGGATGCCTACACGGTTCTTGGCCTCGACGTTGTGTGGACGGCCGAGTTCGCGGCCCAGCAGTGGGTCGTTGAGCTTCCCGAGGAGAAGTTCGACCTCGATAAGCTCCTCCCCTCGACCGTCGAGACCGGCAAGTACTTCGATAAGCTCTACGCCGTTCCTTACACGACAAACGCCGAGCTGCTTTACTACCGCAAGGACCTCCTCGAGGCTGCCGGCTCGAACGAGCCGCCCAAGACCTTCGAAGAGATGTACCAGCTGATCGAGGCGATGCGCGGCACCGAAGAGGGCAAGGACACGCTCGGTTTTGGCTCGCAGTACTCGAAGTACGAGGGTCTCACGGTGCAGCTCACGGGTCTTTCGAAGTCCGCGGGTAAGGACCTTTTTGGGGCGGACGGCAAACCGCAGGCGAACTCCAACGAGGCGAAGGCCGGCCTCCAGGCGGTCAAGGACGGTTTCGACAAGAACTACATCCCGAAGGAAGCCCTCACCTACAAGGAAGAAGAAAGCCGCCAGGCCTTCCAGGATGGTCGCCTCGCTTTCCTTCAGAACTGGCCTTACGTGTGGAACCTCGCGAATGCTGAGGACGGCTCGTCGAAAATCAATGGCAAGTTCGATGTATGCCCCATCCCGGGTATCGGCGGGAGCGAAGGCGCGACCGCGCTTGGCGGTCTCAACTACGGCATCTCGGCGTTCGCGAAGAACAAGGGCACGGCGATCGACTTCATCGCATTCCTCGCCAGCGAGGAGCAGCAGAAGGCCCAAGCCCTCGCAACCGGCGAAGCGCCCGCGCACTCCGCCGTTTACGACGACCCCGAAGTGCTCGAGATGTACCCGTACTACCAGACCCTCAAGGCGGCCGTCGATGCCGGCACCGCCCGCCCGCAGGTCGTCAAGTACGGTGACGTGACCCAGGCGATCCAGGAAGCAGCCTACGACGTGTTGTCCGGATCCAAGGAGGTCAACGCTTCGCTCGACGCCCTCCAAAAGACCCTCGAGGAACTCCAGGCCTAA
- a CDS encoding molybdopterin molybdotransferase MoeA, whose product MHVSLDEWRATVLGLAALAPDRTEEAPLEGALGRRLAEPLTARRPAPDFRMSAMDGFAVSARELGLGEGDSDACPAHLEVTCDISAGRAAVGNRRPGTAARIMTGGLMPDDLDTVIPVEFTDADPTAAEAPARIALTIPKAEAAKAFTPGRHVRKVGEEIPAGDLLARKGDFVTPQIIGIALSVGVTHAKLTRPRKVAIVMTGDELVTDLRAGAGARPGAVLESNGPMLHASCARLGAEASIHHVGDDPAELIALARSIAPRHDLIVTTGGVGSGARDVVKAAFGEGFGEHRGLNCSRFEHLAMRPGGPQGVGRLPLDPDESGDAIPMVHLPGTPVGAFTAFHLFVAPLLGSPSRPITLPQDNVRREAKPLKPGATVKPAHLAIENGSLIATECEGSRLRPFAEANALLILEKDRVRVLSLAGSLRAR is encoded by the coding sequence ATGCATGTAAGCCTCGACGAATGGCGCGCCACGGTTCTTGGCCTCGCCGCGCTTGCCCCCGACCGCACGGAGGAAGCCCCACTCGAGGGGGCTCTTGGCCGAAGGCTCGCCGAGCCGCTCACCGCCCGCCGCCCCGCGCCGGACTTCCGCATGAGCGCGATGGATGGTTTCGCGGTAAGCGCGCGAGAACTCGGTCTCGGGGAGGGGGATTCCGACGCATGCCCCGCGCACCTCGAGGTCACGTGTGACATTTCTGCGGGCCGAGCAGCCGTCGGCAACCGCCGCCCGGGAACTGCCGCACGCATCATGACGGGCGGGCTCATGCCCGATGATCTCGACACCGTGATCCCGGTCGAGTTCACTGACGCCGACCCCACCGCCGCCGAAGCTCCCGCCCGCATTGCGCTGACGATCCCCAAAGCCGAGGCAGCGAAGGCTTTCACGCCCGGACGGCACGTGCGCAAGGTCGGCGAGGAAATTCCCGCGGGGGACCTCCTCGCACGCAAGGGGGATTTTGTGACACCCCAGATCATCGGCATCGCGCTTTCGGTGGGCGTGACACACGCGAAGCTCACGAGGCCACGCAAGGTCGCGATTGTTATGACGGGCGATGAACTCGTGACCGACCTGCGGGCAGGTGCGGGTGCACGCCCGGGCGCCGTGCTCGAATCGAACGGGCCCATGCTTCACGCCTCGTGCGCAAGGCTCGGTGCAGAGGCGAGCATCCACCACGTGGGGGATGATCCCGCAGAACTCATCGCTCTCGCGCGGTCGATCGCCCCTCGCCACGATCTCATCGTGACGACGGGAGGGGTGGGTTCCGGGGCGCGCGACGTCGTGAAGGCCGCGTTCGGCGAAGGCTTCGGCGAGCACAGGGGACTCAACTGTTCGAGGTTCGAACACCTCGCGATGCGCCCGGGCGGGCCGCAGGGGGTGGGGCGCTTGCCTCTCGACCCCGACGAGAGCGGCGACGCGATCCCCATGGTGCACCTTCCCGGAACACCCGTCGGCGCCTTCACCGCGTTCCACCTGTTCGTCGCACCCCTTCTCGGCTCACCCTCGAGGCCGATCACCCTCCCGCAGGACAACGTGCGCCGCGAAGCGAAACCCCTCAAACCAGGCGCAACCGTGAAACCCGCCCACCTCGCCATCGAAAACGGAAGCCTCATCGCGACCGAATGCGAGGGGTCGCGCCTTCGCCCCTTTGCCGAGGCCAATGCCCTCCTCATCCTCGAAAAAGACCGTGTGCGCGTCCTCTCGCTCGCCGGGAGCCTCCGCGCCCGATAG
- a CDS encoding DUF6457 domain-containing protein, which translates to MSPKADDPKMIEALQRFIDASANDAGFEPPFTEADRDLILSLTGVAAHTVVRPAGPFASMVVGYLVGSGKAESWADAHDQVKRFVREYIGDPVEGDK; encoded by the coding sequence ATGAGCCCCAAGGCCGATGACCCGAAAATGATCGAAGCCCTCCAGCGCTTCATTGACGCCTCCGCGAACGACGCGGGCTTCGAACCGCCCTTTACCGAAGCTGACCGTGACCTCATCCTCTCCCTTACGGGCGTCGCCGCCCACACCGTCGTGCGCCCCGCGGGCCCATTCGCCTCGATGGTGGTGGGCTACCTCGTGGGTTCCGGCAAGGCCGAAAGTTGGGCCGACGCTCACGATCAGGTCAAGCGTTTCGTGCGCGAGTACATCGGCGATCCCGTCGAAGGCGACAAGTGA
- a CDS encoding ABC transporter family substrate-binding protein codes for MAFTSTRRLFLQGTALTGAAAALTACSQKSAEEQAQQANAANDKAVEEQMKLPSTAWERVDYDQVADGGTFTVSISQVPANWNQNHIDGNEVSLSAIMETVCPQTPLKASENGEVELDTDYLTSAELTSEDPQIVTVKFNEKAVWSDGTPVTVDDLISQQKAQNGENDKYQTASTTGWSSIKEIRKISDFEAEIEYAETFPFWNIYLYPSLPKAVTATPEAFNGLSTEPTLTRGPFAIDNIDATGGVITVKRNDKWWGRAPKLESIVFKVTTQQNQAQAFVNGELDYIDISDGDTYGQAKGRKDAVIQKSNGLAWAHLTLNVGGADGALGDAKVREAIFRGIDRNAVARAVMEPLESPVILVNNYIYMPGQEGYEDSFGDLKFDPEASAKLLEEAGYKKNGDVYEKDGKPLAFSIIIPAETKSSEDRARQIMTNLNAVGFKVDLQTVPSDKYFDDYVIPGRFAAVSFGWRGTLFAEQSGTNVFLKDSGQNFTGFAPESLEELNKELHSELDPSKRVEIANKFSKEQFGAFTVLPFYASPTIIGLTEGFVNVGAAQFETTDWTAVGKKA; via the coding sequence ATGGCTTTCACTAGCACCCGTCGTCTCTTCCTCCAGGGCACCGCGCTCACCGGCGCTGCCGCAGCCCTCACGGCGTGCTCGCAAAAGAGCGCGGAGGAACAGGCGCAGCAGGCCAACGCCGCCAACGACAAGGCTGTCGAGGAGCAGATGAAGCTGCCCTCGACCGCGTGGGAGCGCGTTGACTACGATCAGGTCGCCGATGGCGGCACGTTCACGGTGTCGATCTCTCAGGTCCCCGCGAACTGGAATCAAAACCATATCGATGGCAACGAGGTTTCTCTCTCCGCGATCATGGAGACCGTGTGCCCCCAAACGCCGCTTAAGGCGTCGGAGAACGGCGAGGTTGAGCTTGACACCGATTACCTCACCTCGGCGGAGCTCACGAGCGAGGATCCGCAGATCGTCACCGTGAAGTTTAACGAGAAGGCCGTGTGGAGCGACGGCACGCCCGTGACGGTCGATGACCTCATCTCTCAGCAGAAAGCCCAAAACGGGGAAAACGACAAGTACCAGACCGCTTCGACGACCGGCTGGAGCTCGATCAAGGAGATCCGCAAGATCAGCGATTTCGAGGCGGAGATCGAGTATGCGGAGACGTTCCCGTTCTGGAACATCTACCTCTACCCGAGCCTGCCGAAGGCGGTCACGGCAACGCCCGAGGCTTTTAACGGCCTGTCGACTGAGCCGACTCTCACGCGCGGCCCGTTCGCGATTGACAACATCGACGCGACCGGCGGCGTGATCACCGTCAAGCGCAACGACAAGTGGTGGGGCCGCGCCCCGAAGCTCGAGTCGATCGTCTTTAAGGTGACGACCCAGCAGAACCAGGCGCAGGCGTTCGTGAACGGCGAGCTCGACTACATCGATATTTCCGATGGCGATACCTACGGTCAGGCGAAGGGCCGTAAGGATGCCGTGATTCAGAAGTCGAACGGCCTTGCGTGGGCTCACCTCACGCTCAACGTGGGCGGCGCTGACGGCGCGCTCGGTGACGCGAAGGTTCGCGAGGCGATTTTCCGCGGCATCGACCGCAACGCCGTGGCTCGTGCGGTCATGGAGCCGCTCGAGTCGCCCGTGATCCTCGTGAACAACTACATTTACATGCCGGGCCAGGAGGGCTACGAAGATTCCTTCGGCGACCTGAAGTTCGATCCGGAGGCGTCCGCGAAGCTCCTCGAAGAAGCCGGCTACAAGAAGAATGGCGATGTGTACGAGAAGGACGGCAAGCCGCTCGCGTTCTCGATCATCATTCCGGCGGAGACGAAGTCGAGCGAGGACCGTGCACGCCAGATCATGACGAACCTCAACGCCGTAGGCTTCAAGGTCGATCTGCAGACGGTTCCGAGCGACAAGTACTTTGACGACTACGTGATCCCGGGCCGCTTCGCTGCGGTCTCGTTCGGGTGGCGCGGCACGCTCTTTGCGGAGCAGTCGGGAACGAACGTGTTCCTCAAGGATTCGGGTCAGAACTTCACGGGCTTTGCGCCGGAGAGCCTCGAGGAGCTCAACAAGGAGCTTCACTCGGAGCTTGACCCGAGCAAGCGCGTGGAGATCGCCAACAAGTTCTCGAAGGAGCAGTTTGGCGCGTTTACGGTGCTTCCATTCTACGCTTCTCCCACGATCATTGGCCTCACCGAGGGCTTCGTGAACGTTGGCGCTGCGCAGTTTGAGACGACTGACTGGACGGCCGTGGGCAAGAAGGCCTGA
- a CDS encoding ABC transporter family substrate-binding protein has translation MKITSTRRLFLQGTAITGVAAAVAGCSQKSAEEQKEANKKKNDAAAKEAEKLPSTAWERLDYEQVADGGTLMIGIGQMPANWNPSHIDGNEVSTRQVSEWKGFGANIKADEKGAMSPNPDYVESAEITSEDPQIITVKFNKKAVWDNDGSPVTVNDLIAEWKACNGENEEFSTVTTQGWDSIKEIRAKDDFTAEIEYKTAFPDWLSFTYPSGPKALFETPQAFNTGYVNDPVPGCGPFTITNIDRNGGVVTLERNDKWWGRAPKLEKVIFKVTTQQNMPQSFANGEIDMIDIADGDTLGQAKGRKGAQIQRSNGLTWTHLTMNVNGGDGVLEDVEVRKAIFAAVDRNAVGRSVVEPLEAPVVLKDNYVYMPGQEGYEDSFGGELSGDPETDKAKKILEDAGYELKGDVYEKDGKQLKFSVVIPAETKSNEDRARQVMTNLNQAGFKVDLKTVPSDKYFTDYVLKQNFDFVTFSWVGTLLAELSSSNTYLPDSNQNYTGFKDEKLNEINKRLQTELDKDKRREIANEYSKQVASGYTVLPFYATPNITGLKEGLVNIGSAQFETVDHTAVGYKKGMEG, from the coding sequence ATGAAGATCACGAGTACTCGCCGACTTTTCCTCCAAGGCACGGCTATCACCGGTGTGGCCGCGGCCGTGGCCGGTTGCTCGCAGAAGAGCGCCGAGGAGCAGAAGGAAGCCAACAAGAAAAAGAATGATGCCGCTGCGAAGGAAGCAGAGAAGCTTCCCTCGACCGCGTGGGAGCGACTCGATTATGAGCAGGTTGCCGACGGTGGCACGCTCATGATCGGCATCGGTCAGATGCCCGCCAACTGGAACCCCAGCCACATCGACGGCAATGAAGTGTCGACGAGGCAGGTCTCGGAATGGAAGGGCTTTGGCGCCAATATCAAGGCGGACGAGAAGGGCGCGATGAGCCCGAATCCCGACTACGTCGAGTCGGCTGAAATCACGAGCGAGGATCCCCAGATCATCACCGTGAAGTTCAACAAGAAGGCCGTGTGGGACAACGACGGCTCTCCCGTGACGGTGAACGATCTCATCGCCGAGTGGAAGGCCTGCAACGGCGAAAACGAGGAGTTTTCAACCGTCACCACGCAGGGCTGGGATTCGATCAAGGAGATCCGCGCGAAGGACGACTTCACCGCGGAAATCGAGTACAAGACTGCCTTCCCCGACTGGTTGAGCTTCACCTATCCTTCGGGCCCGAAGGCGCTTTTCGAGACGCCTCAGGCCTTCAACACCGGCTATGTGAACGACCCGGTCCCCGGCTGTGGCCCGTTCACGATCACGAACATCGACCGCAACGGCGGCGTTGTCACGTTGGAACGCAATGACAAGTGGTGGGGCCGTGCCCCGAAGCTTGAGAAGGTGATTTTCAAGGTCACGACTCAGCAGAACATGCCGCAGTCGTTCGCGAACGGCGAGATCGACATGATCGACATCGCCGATGGTGACACGCTTGGTCAGGCGAAGGGCCGCAAGGGAGCTCAGATCCAACGCTCCAACGGTCTCACGTGGACTCACCTCACCATGAACGTGAATGGTGGTGACGGCGTGCTCGAAGACGTCGAGGTGCGCAAGGCAATCTTCGCCGCCGTGGATCGCAACGCGGTGGGCCGTTCCGTCGTTGAGCCGCTCGAGGCGCCCGTTGTTCTCAAGGACAACTACGTCTACATGCCTGGCCAGGAGGGCTACGAAGATTCGTTCGGTGGCGAGCTTTCGGGCGATCCTGAGACCGACAAGGCAAAGAAGATCCTCGAGGACGCCGGTTACGAGCTCAAGGGCGACGTGTACGAGAAGGACGGCAAGCAGCTCAAGTTCTCGGTCGTGATCCCCGCGGAGACGAAGTCGAACGAGGATCGCGCACGCCAGGTGATGACGAACCTCAACCAGGCCGGCTTCAAGGTTGATCTCAAGACGGTTCCGAGCGATAAGTACTTCACGGACTACGTTCTCAAGCAGAACTTCGATTTCGTGACGTTCTCGTGGGTTGGCACGCTTCTCGCGGAGCTGTCGAGTTCGAACACGTACCTGCCGGATTCGAACCAGAACTACACCGGCTTCAAGGATGAGAAGCTCAACGAAATCAACAAGCGCCTCCAGACCGAGCTGGATAAGGATAAGCGCCGCGAGATCGCGAACGAGTACTCGAAGCAGGTCGCTTCGGGCTACACGGTTCTCCCGTTCTATGCGACGCCGAACATCACCGGCCTGAAGGAAGGCCTCGTGAATATTGGCTCCGCGCAGTTTGAGACCGTGGACCACACGGCGGTGGGCTACAAGAAGGGCATGGAGGGCTAA